The Acanthopagrus latus isolate v.2019 chromosome 13, fAcaLat1.1, whole genome shotgun sequence genome contains a region encoding:
- the dpagt1 gene encoding UDP-N-acetylglucosamine--dolichyl-phosphate N-acetylglucosaminephosphotransferase: MSPVPVLPLVINGLMSALGCMATLKLIPAFKDHFISARLYGMDLNKTAKKEVPESQGVISGTVFLIILFCFIPVPFLSCFMGDQCKGFPHDEFVQLIGALLAICCMIFLGFADDVLNLRWRHKLLLPTMASLPLLMVYFTNFGNTVIVVPKPFRVLLGLHLDLGILYYVYMGMLAVFCTNAINILAGINGIESGQALFISGSIIVFNLLELSGDYRDDHVFSLYFMIPFFFTTLALFYHNWYPSSVFVGDTFCYFAGMTFAVVGILGHFSKTMLLFFIPQVVNFIYSLPQLFHVIPCPRHRLPRLNPDTGKLGMSYSKFKRKDLSKLGHLILTVAELLKLLEVRRGQEGDDEFIECNNMTLINLVLKLLGPTHERNLTVIMLIIQVMGSAVAFGIRYHLVRLFYDV; this comes from the exons ATGTCACCGGTTCCCGTCCTGCCGCTGGTGATCAACGGCCTCATGTCGGCTCTCGGCTGCATGGCCACACTGAAACTCATTCCTGCTTTCAAGGACCATTTCATCTCAGCCAGACTTTACGGAATGGACCtaaacaaaacagccaaaaagGAAGT CCCAGAGTCCCAGGGAGTCATCAGTGGGACGGtcttcctcatcatcctcttctgCTTCATCCCAGTGCCTTTCCTTAGCTGCTTTATGGGAGATCAGTGCAAGGGCTTCCCACATGATGAG TTTGTACAGCTGATTGGTGCTCTTCTGGCCATCTGCTGCATGATCTTCCTGGGCTTTGCTGATGATGTGCTGAATCTGCGGTGGAGGCACAAGCTCCTGCTTCCCACCATGGCTTCCCTGCCGCTGCTCATGGTCTATTTCACCAACTTTGGCAACACGGTCATCGTGGTGCCCAAGCCCTTCAGAGTCCTGCTGGGTCTGCACTTGGATCTGG GCATTCTCTACTATGTCTACATGGGAATGCTCGCGGTGTTCTGCACAAATGCCATCAACATCCTAGCGGGCATCAATGGCATCGAGTCCGGTCAGGCCCTGTTTATCTCCGGCTCCATCATCGTCTTCAACCTGCTGGAGCTCAGcg GAGATTACCGTGATGACCATGTTTTCTCCCTCTACTTCATGATACCGTTCTTCTTCACAACATTAGCACTTTTTTACCATAACTG GTATCCTTCGTCTGTGTTCGTGGGCGACACTTTCTGCTACTTTGCTGGGATGACGTTTGCTGTAGTCGGCATCCTGGGACATTTCAGCAAAACAATGCTGCTGTTCTTCATTCCTCAAGTGGTTAACTTTATTTACTCATTGCCTCAGCTTTTTCATGTCATCCCCTGTCCCAGACACCGGCTCCCCAG GCTGAATCCAGACACAGGCAAACTGGGGATGAGCTACTCGAAATTCAAAAGAAAGGACCTCTCGAAATTAGGACACCTCATTCTGACG GTGGCAGAGTTATTGAAGCTGCTTGAGGTGCGGAGAGGCCAGGAGGGAGACGATGAATTTATTGAATGCAACAACATGACCTTAATAAATCTGGTGCTGAAATTGCTCGGTCCCACCCATGAGAGGAACCTCACCGTCATAATGCTCATCATACAg GTGATGGGCAGCGCAGTGGCTTTCGGGATTCGTTATCATCTGGTGCGTCTCTTCTATGACGTCTAG